The proteins below come from a single Papaver somniferum cultivar HN1 chromosome 11, ASM357369v1, whole genome shotgun sequence genomic window:
- the LOC113321732 gene encoding uncharacterized protein LOC113321732 produces MDASPDQSMSSRREGFRWSNASSYDLGFDAESFGVAEHVELENPRSPNYTAHQKCVLCGRLLSQKSPWSSYCMVRGGDMPIAGVLSCSHVFHAECLEQATPKAQVSEPPCPICLKTVAVIEGSESFSEPLQMALRTIRRNRGVVISENMENNESDGYVDPTESTGLRRNQSLAGSKQNGSSSSLIKSHLKKHLSFKGKSGKEFFGTKSIFRKIGSSSSSQDHVGCRRPTRKK; encoded by the coding sequence ATGGATGCTTCTCCAGATCAAAGCATGAGCTCTAGAAGAGAGGGTTTCCGATGGAGTAATGCAAGTAGTTATGATCTTGGATTTGATGCGGAGAGCTTTGGTGTAGCAGAGCATGTGGAGTTGGAGAATCCAAGGTCACCCAACTACACAGCACATCAGAAATGTGTGCTGTGTGGACGACTCCTTTCGCAGAAATCCCCATGGAGTTCGTACTGTATGGTTAGAGGTGGGGACATGCCTATTGCTGGAGTGCTGTCTTGCAGTCATGTCTTTCATGCAGAATGTTTGGAGCAGGCAACGCCAAAGGCTCAGGTTAGCGAGCCTCCTTGTCCAATATGTCTGAAAACTGTTGCGGTCATAGAAGGGTCCGAGTCATTTTCTGAACCACTTCAGATGGCCTTGAGAACAATTAGAAGGAATCGAGGGGTTGTAATTTctgaaaacatggaaaataacgAATCTGATGGATATGTAGATCCAACTGAAAGCACCGGCTTAAGAAGAAACCAGTCTTTAGCAGGGTCAAAGCAAAACGGAAGTAGCAGTTCCTTAATAAAGAGTCATCTAAAAAAGCATCTTTCCTTTAAGGGGAAGTCTGGGAAGGAATTTTTTGGGACGAAGAGTATATTTCGGAAGATAGGATCATCATCGTCAAGCCAAGACCATGTTGGTTGCCGTAGACCTACCAGGAAAAAGTAG